A single Cannabis sativa cultivar Pink pepper isolate KNU-18-1 chromosome 7, ASM2916894v1, whole genome shotgun sequence DNA region contains:
- the LOC133029273 gene encoding uncharacterized protein LOC133029273: protein MGRWFCDCKPPLEVAIRTSKTMKNPGRRFKCCPIHKRNGGCDFFEWVDREMFRNCGGGCCIHGDWSGHEVSMGYCSVHQQRTAPCSHGVCTNGDVPTHCSSHHSHAPLEDYNESTSAFERGKYNYWIWFLGCVVIVVLYVMLF from the exons ATGGGACGGTGGTTTTGCGATTGTAAACCACCATTGGAAGTTGCGATTCGCACCTCTAAGACGATGAAGAATCCTGGGAGAAGGTTCAAGTGCTGCCCAATCCATAAG AGGAATGGTGGGTGCGATTTTTTCGAGTGGGTTGACAGGGAGATGTTTCGAAATTGTGGAGGTGGATGTTGTATCCATGGAGATTGGAGTGGGCATGAAGTTTCGATGGGGTACTGTTCTGTGCATCAACAAAGAACAGCCCCTTGCAGCCATGGAGTTTGTACAAATGGAGATGTTCCTACTCATTGTAGTAGTCATCACAGTCATGCACCTTTGGAAGATTATAATGAAAGCACATCTGCATTTGAAAGGGGAAAATATAATTATTGGATTTGGTTTTTAGGTTGTGTAGTTATAGTTGTACTCTATGTAATGTTGTTCTGA